ATAGGGACTGAACTCGGGATACAACTTCTTATCGGGATCGTTCGCGGCGATGGCTCGCAACTTCAGCCATTGGCCCAGAAAATCCTCAACAAACCGCTCCGACTTCTTGTCCTTCAGCAGGCGTTCAACCTCCAGCTTAAGCACTTCGGGTTTGTGCAAGTCATTCGCAGCGGCCAGCGTGGTCAGGTGTTGGTCAGGCAGCGAATTCCAGAAGAAGTACGACAGCCGGCAAGCAAGCGCGTGATCGTCGAGCTTGCCAGCTGGTTCGATGTGGTAGAGAAAATCGGGCGAGCAAAGTGCCGCGCGATAGGCCCAACGCATGGCTACTTCGAAACAGTCGCCCGCTTGCAAGCGTTCGTCGACTTTGGTGACATAGGCTTGCCGCAGTTCGGCATCGACCGGCCGACGAAACGCGCGAGGTAAAAACGTGGCCAGCAATCGATCGGCGTCGACGAGCGGTTGGTTACTCTGGACGGTCCAGATGCCGACAACTGGATCGGGTCGGTTGGTGACGCGGATGATCTCTTGCTTGAGCGGTTTTCGATTCGGCTTGCGCACATTGGGATGATCGGCCGGCTTGAACTCGGTAAGTGGTAAATCGCCAAACAGCCAGCGGTGAGCGCGCGGCGGCCAGACGTCATATAGCGGGCCTTCTACTTCCAGCCAATCGACGGCGATGCCCGGTCCAGTGAAGGCCATTGCCCGTCCCTTGCGGTTATAGTTCACCGCCGGAGCAAGCGAAGCGGCATTGAAGCCGATCGTCTCTTTGTAGTTGAACCAATGGACAAACTCGTGCACTTGTGATTCGAGCGAAGGAGCATCGTAGTAACCGAGCACATAGCTGGGGTGACCACCGTGCCGGCCATTTCCACTTAACTGCACGGCCGAGAGGCGGGCTGCTTCCACACCGCGATTCGGCACGACCTTCCCTTTGTCCCAACCAAAGCTGAAGAATGAAGCGCGAATGCGGTAGTTGGCCGGATAGATGGCGGCGAATTCGAGGAAGTAGGGATTGAACGATTCGTCTTCGTGGCGAAACACGCCCGTGCTGCTATCGCGATTGAACGAACCGATCCGCTCGTGGGCTCCCTGGTCGATGTGACCCTGCTCGCCAGCTGGCGGATATTCTGGATCGGGCTGTTTGTTCTTCAGCAGCACCGCATCGCCGTTGTTCAAAATGTGCCCTACATGGCTGGCCAGCGAAATTCGCTGCTTCTGAACCTTCGGTGGTTCGGGCTGCGTGGCAATCGCCATGTCGAGCACGTGGTCTGCCGCTTCGACGTACTTGGCCATGTTCACGTGCGAAATATCGAGCGCATCGCTGTTTTTATCGAAGCCGTGCGCCGAACCATCGGCTGGCAGACTGCCATGCAGGGCAATGCCCGGCATCTCGAACAGGTCGCGCATCGTATTTTCGTATTCCGCGCGCGTCAGGCGTCGTACGCCGGTGCGGACTTCCTCTTTATGCTTCTCTTTTTCCGCTGCGAGGAGCCTGCTGCGCAGTGATCTCGTAACTGCGGCTACGTCTTCTGGCTTTGGTCGAGACTCCTTCTTGGGTGGCATTTCTCCCGAAGCGATCCGGTCGTGGATCTTCACCCAACGGGCAAAATTGTCTCGGTTGGTGAAGTCTTGCTTAAAAGACGATAGATCAAGCCCGCCTTCTTTTGTGTCTGCATCGTGGCAGGTGAGGCAGTGAGCCTGGAAGAACGCAGTAGTAGATTCGGCCGCGTTCGCGCTTGCCAGAAGGAGAGACAAGGTGACAAGGTGAGGGGGTGACAAAGTGATGAAGCGGGAAAAAAAGTACATGAGGGTTGGCTAGTCGTTTGGCTGGCGAATGATCCAAGTATCGGAGTGGTGGATCATGCCAACGAGCGTGGAAATAATCTGGTCGTATGATTGGTAAAAACTGGTGGCGGTATCACGATCGAGGTATCGACATTTCACCGCGAATTCAATCCAGACTTGGGTTTCTGTTGCTTCTGTCTCGGCGTCGGACAACTTGGCAATGAAATGGGCCTCGTATCGGCGTTTGCGCCATGCTTCAGCGAGATTCGCACACACGCTGCGTGACGACCGTCGTAACTGGTCAGTGAGTGAGTATCGCTCTTCTTTCGGAAAACCCTGCGACAATTCAAACAGTTTCATCGCCACGTCCATCGCTTGGCGATAAACATCCAAGTCATAGTGATTCCGAATTTTCGCGCGCGGTGAATGCTCGTCTGTCACCTTATCACCCCCTCACCTTATCACCCTTGCATCTCCAGGCCGCGCATGGTCCCCTTGGAGGTCGAGAACTCAGAGGTTTCTACGCCCAGACGCTGGAGCATGCTGAGGTAGAGGTTGCTAAGCGGGTAGTTGTTCTTCTGATCGAATGCCAAGTGCTGGCCGTGCTTGAAGCCGCCGCCAGCGAGCAGGACGGGCAGGTTGACGTTCGAGTGGGAGTTGGCGCTGCCCATACAAGTTCCGTAGAGGATCATACTGCGGTCGAGTAAGGATTCGCCTTCTTCGTTGGTCTCGGCCAGGCTAGTAAGGAACTGGTTGAGGACAGCGAATTGCCCTTCTTCTTTGCTACGGAGTTCGGCGATTACTTCGGGGCGATTGCCGTGGTGGGTGATGTTGTGAATTACGACGGTATCGATGAACAGCGAGACCAGTCGCGACGAATCAGTCTCGATGGCGAGCTTGATGACGTCGAACATTAGCTTCGTCCGGGCCACGAATTCCTTTTGGTCTTCGATATCTTCGGGCGCTGGCACGCTCACTTGCGGCTTCGGTTTGTATTCCCAGGCTTCACTGTTGTGCAGTCGCTGTTCGAGTTCGCGAACCGAGGACAAATATTGATCCATCCGTTGCTGGTCGGACTTCGACAAGCTGCGATTGAGCCGCTTGGATTGGTCGCCGACGAAGTCGAGCATGCTCCGACCCTGCTTGAGCGCTTCGACGTTGGCCGCCACTTCGTCGGCCTTGCCTTGGACAAACAGCTTCGTGAAGACCTTCTTCGGGCTTCGTTCGGCCGAGATGGGGGCTCCGCTGCGGGTAAAACTCAGCGTGCTGCCCTCATTGCTGTTGGCCAGGACCAGCGATGGATAACGCGTGCGATTGCCGATGTGTTCGGCAGCGAATTGATCGAGCGAAACCCAGTTGCGAAAGCCGCCGCGCTCGGGATGCGGCGTGCCGGTGAGAAAGCATTTCTCAGCTGCATGCGCGCCGGTGACTCCCGGCAAACTGACGCCGGAGAAAATGGTCATGTTCTTCCGATGCGCGGCCAACTTTTCGAGATATGGTGTGAGCGTGTAATCGCGGCCCGCCTGCTCGGGAAAGAAGAACTGCGGCAAAATGCCCATGTTCGTTTCGATGGCTACCATGCGCCGGGGCACTTCCTTTTTCTCAGCACTAAATGCCGGACGCATGGCATCCAAGAAGGGGAGCGCCATAGCGACGCCCGTGCCACGCAAAAATGCACGACGATCGAGTTGTTTGGGCATGTTGGTCTCTCGTTTGGTTTCTTTGGGCCCTGGTCGTATGGCTCCCTCACCCCGGAGTACCGAGGAGAGGGAGCAGGTTCTTACGAACCAAAATCTCACGCCATGATCTCGCGGATCGGTTTGCCGTGATCGATATCGAGACGCTTGCGGCCGGGGATTTCGAGCTTGCGCGAATCGAGCCCCAGTTGGTGCAGGATTGTAGCGTGAATATCGGTGACGTAATGCCGATTCTCAACAGCGTGGAAGCCGATTTCGTCGGTCGCGCCATGGACGATGCCACCCTTGAGACCGCCACCTGCCATCCAAACCGAGAAGCCATAGATGTGGTGATCGCGACCGTCGGCCCCTTGTGAACCGGGCGTGCGACCGAACTCGCTGGCGAAGACGACGAGGGTCGATTCGAGCAGTCCGCGCTGCTTGAGGTCTTTCAGCAGACCCGCA
Above is a window of Anatilimnocola aggregata DNA encoding:
- a CDS encoding DUF1592 domain-containing protein, with amino-acid sequence MYFFSRFITLSPPHLVTLSLLLASANAAESTTAFFQAHCLTCHDADTKEGGLDLSSFKQDFTNRDNFARWVKIHDRIASGEMPPKKESRPKPEDVAAVTRSLRSRLLAAEKEKHKEEVRTGVRRLTRAEYENTMRDLFEMPGIALHGSLPADGSAHGFDKNSDALDISHVNMAKYVEAADHVLDMAIATQPEPPKVQKQRISLASHVGHILNNGDAVLLKNKQPDPEYPPAGEQGHIDQGAHERIGSFNRDSSTGVFRHEDESFNPYFLEFAAIYPANYRIRASFFSFGWDKGKVVPNRGVEAARLSAVQLSGNGRHGGHPSYVLGYYDAPSLESQVHEFVHWFNYKETIGFNAASLAPAVNYNRKGRAMAFTGPGIAVDWLEVEGPLYDVWPPRAHRWLFGDLPLTEFKPADHPNVRKPNRKPLKQEIIRVTNRPDPVVGIWTVQSNQPLVDADRLLATFLPRAFRRPVDAELRQAYVTKVDERLQAGDCFEVAMRWAYRAALCSPDFLYHIEPAGKLDDHALACRLSYFFWNSLPDQHLTTLAAANDLHKPEVLKLEVERLLKDKKSERFVEDFLGQWLKLRAIAANDPDKKLYPEFSPYLQDSMIAETRAYFRELVEKDLSATYLVKSDFAMLNEKLAKHYGIEGVSGPRVRRVALPADSPRGSFLTQAAILKITANGTTTSPVPRGAFVMDRILGQPPEPPPPNIPAIEPDVRGASTIRDQLDKHRADVACASCHAKMDPPGFALESFDVIGGFRNRYRSIGEGDPAPRGSIDPFIGISFKLGPPVDSAGILLDERQFRDIREYQALLAADTPLLLQNMARQFAIYSTGRDLNFGDREALAKIVASTEQRGGGIRTLIHELVQSELFQTK
- a CDS encoding four helix bundle protein, whose product is MTDEHSPRAKIRNHYDLDVYRQAMDVAMKLFELSQGFPKEERYSLTDQLRRSSRSVCANLAEAWRKRRYEAHFIAKLSDAETEATETQVWIEFAVKCRYLDRDTATSFYQSYDQIISTLVGMIHHSDTWIIRQPND
- a CDS encoding DUF1552 domain-containing protein; amino-acid sequence: MPKQLDRRAFLRGTGVAMALPFLDAMRPAFSAEKKEVPRRMVAIETNMGILPQFFFPEQAGRDYTLTPYLEKLAAHRKNMTIFSGVSLPGVTGAHAAEKCFLTGTPHPERGGFRNWVSLDQFAAEHIGNRTRYPSLVLANSNEGSTLSFTRSGAPISAERSPKKVFTKLFVQGKADEVAANVEALKQGRSMLDFVGDQSKRLNRSLSKSDQQRMDQYLSSVRELEQRLHNSEAWEYKPKPQVSVPAPEDIEDQKEFVARTKLMFDVIKLAIETDSSRLVSLFIDTVVIHNITHHGNRPEVIAELRSKEEGQFAVLNQFLTSLAETNEEGESLLDRSMILYGTCMGSANSHSNVNLPVLLAGGGFKHGQHLAFDQKNNYPLSNLYLSMLQRLGVETSEFSTSKGTMRGLEMQG